A genomic region of Laspinema palackyanum D2c contains the following coding sequences:
- a CDS encoding DUF928 domain-containing protein, protein MLQTPLCRMIGVTSLVSFLILGASQFPTRAISTKPGGVISPETLAQSAPEQEPNACNPGATPTAPLMALLPPNQSQISTVKGLPAFLFHIPETSAQTAEFILLNDRNQILYKLRFAITGNPGIILLQLPGFINLEPLEIQKIYPWSFSMICNPISPSQNLTLTGTVERVPLSGNLATQLQNSAPSRHPQIYAEAGLWMDAFSSLADVSQLPLEDRSNQEELETLLELMGLEKLDALESGGR, encoded by the coding sequence ATGTTGCAGACACCGCTTTGCAGAATGATCGGGGTGACTTCTCTGGTGTCGTTTTTAATCTTAGGGGCTTCTCAATTCCCGACGAGAGCAATTTCTACCAAACCGGGTGGAGTGATTTCCCCTGAAACCCTTGCTCAAAGTGCTCCAGAACAAGAACCGAATGCCTGTAACCCAGGGGCGACCCCAACGGCTCCCTTGATGGCATTACTGCCCCCCAATCAGAGTCAAATTTCAACGGTCAAAGGGCTACCCGCTTTTTTATTTCACATCCCGGAAACTTCGGCCCAAACTGCTGAATTTATCTTATTAAATGACAGAAATCAAATCCTTTATAAACTCCGATTTGCTATCACTGGAAATCCCGGGATAATTCTCCTGCAACTCCCCGGTTTTATCAACCTAGAACCCCTAGAAATTCAAAAAATCTATCCTTGGTCATTTTCAATGATTTGTAATCCGATCTCTCCATCCCAGAATTTAACCTTAACTGGGACCGTTGAGCGCGTGCCACTCTCGGGGAATCTGGCAACTCAGTTACAAAATTCCGCCCCCAGTCGTCATCCCCAAATTTATGCTGAAGCGGGACTGTGGATGGATGCCTTCAGCAGTTTAGCTGACGTCAGTCAACTCCCCCTTGAGGATCGATCTAATCAAGAAGAATTGGAAACCCTATTGGAATTGATGGGATTAGAAAAGTTGGATGCCTTGGAATCCGGGGGGAGATAG
- the ftsZ gene encoding cell division protein FtsZ has protein sequence MRSNEIVLDSLIKITVIGVGGGGCNAINRMIASDLSGVEFVGINTDARALAQCRADRRIQIGQKLTQGLGTGGNPIIGQKAAEDARSQIAAAMEGSDLVFITAGMGGGTGTGATPIVAEIAKQQGALTIGVLTRPFAFEGKRRSHLAEEAITALQTRLDTAIAVPNEKLLSVISDNMPVQDAFGVADDILRQGVQGISDLIVIPGVVNVDFADVRSVMSRAGTALLGIGIGQGQSRARQAAISAMSSPFLDSSINGAKGVVFNITCGMDLTLHEVNVAAAEVYNVVDPDANIIFGAVIDDRLHGEMRMTLIATGFSNEPQVSLPQTRVVPTPTPQSRVAKPPTPTPQPEIPPPSWPGLDLPDFFPPRRSPR, from the coding sequence ATCAGGAGTAACGAGATCGTGCTCGATAGTCTCATTAAAATTACCGTGATCGGCGTCGGGGGTGGCGGGTGTAATGCCATCAACCGGATGATTGCCAGCGATCTGTCTGGGGTAGAATTTGTCGGGATCAACACCGATGCTAGAGCGTTAGCCCAATGCCGTGCCGATCGCCGCATTCAAATCGGGCAGAAACTCACCCAAGGGTTAGGAACCGGGGGCAATCCTATCATCGGACAAAAAGCGGCAGAAGATGCGCGCAGTCAAATTGCCGCAGCGATGGAAGGGAGTGATTTAGTCTTTATTACCGCAGGCATGGGCGGGGGAACCGGCACTGGGGCCACTCCAATTGTCGCGGAAATTGCCAAACAACAAGGGGCACTCACCATTGGGGTCTTGACTCGTCCCTTTGCCTTCGAGGGGAAACGGCGCAGTCATCTTGCCGAGGAAGCGATTACAGCATTACAGACTCGCTTGGATACAGCGATCGCCGTTCCCAATGAGAAATTGTTGTCCGTGATTTCTGACAATATGCCGGTTCAGGATGCCTTTGGGGTGGCGGATGATATTCTGCGCCAGGGGGTACAGGGGATTTCCGATTTAATTGTTATTCCCGGGGTGGTGAATGTGGATTTTGCCGACGTGCGATCGGTGATGAGTCGCGCCGGAACTGCTTTACTGGGGATAGGAATTGGTCAAGGACAATCTCGCGCTAGACAGGCGGCGATTTCAGCCATGTCTTCTCCCTTCTTAGATTCTTCGATTAATGGTGCTAAAGGGGTTGTTTTTAACATTACCTGCGGCATGGATCTCACCTTACATGAAGTAAATGTGGCAGCGGCAGAAGTCTATAACGTGGTGGATCCGGATGCCAATATTATTTTTGGTGCGGTGATTGACGATCGCCTGCATGGAGAAATGAGAATGACCTTAATCGCCACCGGATTTTCCAATGAACCGCAGGTTTCTCTCCCTCAAACCCGGGTAGTTCCGACTCCCACACCTCAATCGCGGGTTGCCAAACCTCCAACTCCCACACCTCAACCGGAAATACCGCCTCCAAGTTGGCCCGGATTGGACCTTCCTGATTTTTTCCCCCCTCGGCGATCGCCTAGGTAG
- a CDS encoding sigma 54-interacting transcriptional regulator, with protein MTEINPVTWLQERTALSRLSEASLRAIASVIQEQILPANQAIAEPGKSPTGFYILLQGQLQTSLKNAPRSSGELGPGCTINLRELLLDQPSEQRISTVTESKFWFVPGDQVQELVRQYPEITQTLNRQLAQELAEVSSALTYEQERQDALRPYLVTKAKRGIVGRSRYAKRLRQQIREAGSDRRSVYIFGEPGLEKDNIAALIHYGSPHRRQPIVKINCGILQKGGAELFGRVGGKPGLIEWLGEGTLVLNNIDELPEELVEAIATLLKTSTYTPVTREGDSPAPPKSTPAKILAIAEKQLPAIAPHLDQTLKVPPLRVRKADISAQVEYYISLYCRAKGLSKPQLTPEALRRLQSYDFPGNIRELESLVERAIVQSDCARELTEEIFWPAQGKKKQFRFNLLNAYPKLRHFLRSPWWPDRINYGFTVVAFALVIAILFLGPQTRDQNFALNFFWAWWWPLVLFAFPFVGRLWCAVCPFMIYGEITQKISEKLLKHNLKPWPRQQAEKWGGWFLFGLFTLIFLWEELWKLENTAYLSAWLLLLITAGAMICSAIFERRFWCRYLCPIGGMNGLFAKLSMTELRAQQGTCSAECTTYQCYKGGPQKGEGMATNGCPLYSHPAQLEDNRDCVLCMTCLKACPHRSVEFNLRPPGIDLWTTHQPRSYEVALLLLLLGGIFLHRLPEINAVLGLGIDLSQFWTHLGFSLAALGVPAAVVLLAGVAIAQLNRTFKSKPFVQLAYGYLPLVLGGSLAHYLRLGLGEAGRILPVTFATFGLSGEGLPVWIAHPAVIAFLQGTTLIAAVGFSILLTQKIAKESLRSLIPQHLATLGLALGMWVIIVG; from the coding sequence ATGACAGAAATCAATCCGGTGACCTGGTTGCAGGAAAGAACGGCGTTGAGTCGTTTATCCGAGGCATCCTTAAGGGCGATCGCCTCCGTCATCCAAGAACAAATCTTACCGGCAAACCAGGCGATCGCCGAACCGGGAAAATCCCCCACCGGATTCTACATCCTTCTTCAAGGACAGTTACAAACTTCCTTGAAAAATGCCCCCCGTTCCTCTGGTGAATTGGGTCCGGGTTGCACGATTAACCTCCGAGAATTACTCTTAGACCAACCGTCAGAACAGCGGATTTCTACCGTCACCGAATCTAAATTCTGGTTTGTCCCCGGGGACCAAGTTCAAGAATTAGTCCGGCAATACCCAGAAATCACCCAAACTCTGAACCGACAACTCGCCCAAGAACTTGCCGAGGTGTCGAGTGCGCTAACTTATGAACAAGAACGACAAGATGCTTTACGCCCCTATCTTGTTACCAAAGCAAAACGGGGAATTGTGGGCAGAAGTCGCTATGCCAAACGTCTCAGGCAGCAGATTAGAGAGGCGGGTTCTGATAGGCGATCGGTCTATATTTTCGGGGAACCCGGATTAGAAAAAGATAATATTGCCGCCCTGATTCACTATGGTTCCCCTCACCGTCGGCAACCAATTGTCAAAATCAACTGTGGAATTCTCCAAAAAGGGGGGGCCGAACTTTTTGGACGGGTGGGCGGGAAACCGGGACTGATCGAATGGTTGGGGGAAGGAACCCTCGTTTTAAACAACATTGACGAACTGCCGGAGGAACTGGTTGAGGCGATCGCCACCCTGTTAAAAACCTCCACTTATACACCCGTCACCCGAGAAGGGGACAGTCCCGCCCCGCCTAAATCCACCCCCGCCAAAATTCTAGCGATCGCAGAAAAACAGCTTCCGGCGATCGCCCCTCATCTGGACCAAACCCTCAAAGTTCCTCCCCTGCGAGTCCGAAAAGCCGACATTAGCGCTCAAGTCGAGTATTATATTAGCTTGTACTGTCGCGCCAAAGGTCTGAGCAAACCCCAACTCACCCCAGAAGCTCTCCGTCGTCTGCAATCTTATGATTTCCCCGGGAATATTCGGGAGTTGGAAAGCTTAGTAGAACGCGCGATCGTCCAGTCGGATTGCGCCCGAGAATTAACGGAAGAAATTTTCTGGCCCGCCCAAGGGAAGAAAAAGCAATTTCGCTTCAATTTACTGAATGCTTACCCCAAATTACGCCATTTTCTGCGTAGTCCTTGGTGGCCCGATCGCATTAATTATGGCTTTACCGTCGTTGCCTTTGCCCTGGTGATTGCCATCTTATTTCTCGGTCCGCAAACCCGCGATCAAAACTTTGCCCTCAACTTCTTTTGGGCCTGGTGGTGGCCATTAGTCTTATTCGCCTTTCCCTTTGTCGGTCGCTTGTGGTGTGCAGTGTGTCCTTTCATGATTTATGGAGAAATTACCCAAAAAATCTCCGAAAAGTTATTAAAACATAACCTCAAACCCTGGCCCCGACAGCAAGCGGAAAAATGGGGAGGCTGGTTTCTGTTTGGCTTATTTACCCTAATTTTCCTCTGGGAAGAACTCTGGAAATTGGAAAATACTGCCTATCTTTCCGCCTGGTTACTCCTCTTAATCACCGCCGGAGCAATGATTTGTTCCGCCATCTTTGAACGGCGGTTTTGGTGTCGATATCTCTGTCCCATTGGCGGCATGAATGGGCTGTTTGCCAAACTCTCCATGACCGAATTAAGAGCACAACAGGGAACCTGTTCTGCCGAATGCACCACCTATCAATGTTATAAAGGAGGTCCGCAAAAAGGGGAAGGAATGGCAACCAATGGCTGTCCTCTCTATTCTCATCCTGCCCAATTAGAAGATAACCGGGATTGTGTCTTATGCATGACCTGTTTAAAAGCCTGTCCCCATCGGTCCGTAGAATTCAACTTACGACCGCCGGGAATTGATTTGTGGACCACTCATCAGCCTCGTAGCTATGAAGTCGCCTTGTTGCTGTTACTTTTAGGGGGAATCTTTCTGCATCGGTTGCCCGAGATTAATGCCGTCTTAGGATTAGGGATTGATTTAAGCCAATTTTGGACCCATTTGGGATTCTCCCTGGCGGCATTAGGGGTTCCTGCCGCTGTTGTGTTACTTGCCGGGGTGGCGATCGCCCAACTGAACCGCACCTTCAAATCCAAACCCTTTGTCCAATTAGCCTATGGATATTTACCCTTAGTTTTAGGGGGAAGTTTGGCTCATTATTTGCGCTTGGGATTGGGAGAAGCGGGACGGATTTTACCTGTTACCTTTGCCACCTTTGGGTTGAGTGGGGAAGGGTTGCCGGTGTGGATTGCCCATCCAGCAGTGATTGCCTTTTTGCAGGGAACCACCCTCATTGCTGCCGTAGGGTTCAGCATTCTGTTAACCCAAAAAATTGCCAAAGAGTCCCTGCGATCGCTGATTCCCCAACATTTAGCCACCCTCGGATTAGCTTTGGGGATGTGGGTTATTATCGTTGGGTAA
- a CDS encoding HAD-IA family hydrolase → MRARIILFDFDGTIADSLDSIVKITNRLSGEFGYKKTTQEDVENLRNMNSLQIIKTSGVPIFKIPFLLQMVKLELNHEIQNLKPTAGILESLHTLKQKEHKLGIVTSNSLENVKAFLERNEMTKLFSFIHAGSTLFGKNKAIRRFLKKEGVSPESVIYVGDETRDIEAAKKARIKVIAVTWGFNSKMVLAQHNPDLAIDKPQDLIAAIERLQ, encoded by the coding sequence ATGAGAGCGAGAATAATTTTGTTTGATTTTGATGGGACCATTGCGGATAGCCTAGATTCTATTGTAAAAATCACTAATCGCTTGTCGGGAGAATTTGGATATAAAAAAACTACCCAAGAAGATGTGGAAAACCTGAGAAACATGAATTCATTGCAAATCATTAAAACTTCAGGAGTACCGATTTTTAAAATTCCTTTTTTGTTGCAAATGGTTAAACTAGAGTTAAATCATGAAATTCAAAATTTAAAACCCACTGCGGGAATTTTAGAATCCTTGCATACCCTGAAGCAGAAAGAGCATAAACTCGGAATCGTCACTTCTAATTCCCTGGAAAATGTTAAGGCATTTTTGGAAAGGAATGAAATGACTAAATTGTTTAGCTTTATTCATGCCGGTTCTACCTTGTTCGGCAAGAACAAAGCGATTAGAAGGTTTTTAAAAAAAGAAGGGGTTTCTCCAGAATCCGTCATTTATGTCGGAGATGAAACCCGCGATATAGAAGCGGCTAAAAAAGCTCGAATTAAAGTGATTGCCGTGACTTGGGGATTTAATTCTAAAATGGTTTTGGCTCAACATAACCCAGACTTAGCAATTGACAAACCCCAAGACTTGATTGCGGCGATCGAACGCTTGCAGTAA